The Papaver somniferum cultivar HN1 chromosome 6, ASM357369v1, whole genome shotgun sequence genome segment tcacaaaaccatgtaggttaacgacttgaagactttattgagattgtgaagccagacccaactattttatctgtagttgcgtgatctaatcttgttgtttctatcgtgtttgagtactatcttcttaagattggctcgagatttaatctccaataggcaagatgtaatcacaaacatcttcgtctcatcatttgtgattccaatatcttgtttcgctaccatacagttaaaattattgtgaggtgattgatttttctaagctgttcttcgggaatataagtctggtatatcaattggtttctgttcaccttgatttatcaaaagacggaacaaaactcgtaggtatttctgtgggagacagatttatctattcctataggcttttctgtgcgagacagatttgtttatcaagttttcgactttgggtcgtagcaactcttggttgtgggtgagatcagctaagggaatcaagtgcgtagtatcctgctaggatcagagacgtaaggagcaaaactgtaccttgaataagtgtgagactgattagggttcaactacagtccagcccgaagttcattggtagtaggctagtgtctgtagcagcttaatacagtatggtattcaaatctggactaggtcccggggtttttctgcattttcggtttcctcgttaacaaaacttatggtgtctgtgttatttcttttccgcattatattttgttatataatcgaaatatcacaggttgtgcattgaatcgatcaattgggaaatccaacctttggttgttgattgaaattgattgatccttgaacattgttctttgttaccgttcaagttaattctcttatattgaatcgggctcgcaaactcctatttgctgattgtagattgaattgagagatagagatataaaattctttgatatactttttctctaaattgagtctaactgtcaagttgattctcttgaaagtatattggagtttgtctattcagattgccaaacgaaatatcgggtgtggttgttagacccccgcttttttcagaAGTGTATGGAAACAATTTTGAATGCTACCACATTGTTGAATGAGCATATTGTTTTGGTGTTGAATATTGGTCAATCTACTAGATTTTGGTTAGACAAATGGACTACTACAGGGCCTTTGAAATCAGGTTTCCTACAATATTTAAGATGTGTAAGAACAAACAAGCTTCAGTCTCGGACATGGTTATGGATGGCAGACTACAATGTCAGACTATGATAGGTTTGCATATTCAAATAAGCAACTCGAATGGGACTTATTATGCAATGAGTTAGGTTCCGCATATAATCTGAATGGCGCGAATGATACACTGGACTAAGGTGTTGAGAAgtacttgtaaaaaaaaaaattcctccaaAGGTAAGTTTAATATTGTGGGCTAATTCTCACAATTCTTTATCAACCTTGAGCATGTTGAACCATATGAGTGTGAATCTGCAAGATGGAGGTTGAAATTGGAGATCATATTCTTGTTTGTTGTCAATATACGTCTAACGCCTGTTCTTATTTCTTTAACGCATTTAAATCCATTGTGTTTTGCGCCTAGTACTCTTAAGAAATTTTTTGAAGCTTGAAAATTTAATAATTTACAAGGTGTAGGGAGGTTTGGTGGAAGATGAGTTACGTTGTTATGTGGCACTTGTCCAATGAATATAATAAAAGAGTTTTTCGGGGCAGGGCTATGAAGGTTGAGGAACTCACTTTGCATATCAAAACAAACAATTGTACTGTGGCTTTCAGATAGGAATATCTTTagatagggctgtcaatggaactTATTGAAACGGAAAATGGCTCATCCGGTTCCATTACGATAAGGCtcatcggatatccgatatcctaTAATTTCTGACGGAATATTAAAAATCAAATTCGATTATGTTACGATAAGattatcggatatcagatatttTTCAGATAATTTTTGATATCTACTCATGATCCAAAAAGTTTCCAATAATTTCCGATATCTACTTAGGAGAGATGAAATCAAATggctaaagagtaaacctaaaaGATACTACGTATCAGAAATTTCCGATAATAAtatgatatagttatacactAACTGCATCAGATATTAACCTAATGGAAACTGGCACATTCGATCGGCTATCGAATATCGGATCTCCACGGACAGCCCTATCTTTAGATTTATCTTTGTAAATTAAGTTATTTTTTTATTGAAATACTGTTCACGTAGTTTAATGTTACACTGTTTCTAGGCTTTTGTAAATATTTGTTTTCTTTAGTATATCCAtctttctatcaaaaaaaaaaaataaacagaaAAAGGGTAAAAAAGTAACTAACTTGCGAGAAAAATGACTGGAAAAacgaacaaaagaaaaaacagtaGAACGTGGGAGAGAGACGGGGTCCTTTTAAATTTGAGCCCAAAAACCTATATCcccgcagagaagaagaagaagatttgtaTTTCTTTTGCTTAAAACATTCTCTCTTCTGTATCTCTAAGTCTCAAATCCTAAACCGCCTTTTTTAAGATCCAAAATCACACATTTATATTAAACAAACCCTCAAAACCCCCTTGTCTCTCTGTCACCACATTAAAGAAAAGGAGCTTGACAGCACCACCACCacataatcaacaacccaaagtaaTCCTAAATTCCCCCCTCTCTTGTGGGTTGATTCTATTTTCTgagtttgaaaaccctaaaaccccCTTTCGATCTGGGAAAACAACATGAGTGAGTTTCAAATCTTTGATTCTTTGCCTGCTTAACTAGTAGGAGGTTTAGTTAGTAGAGAAGTTTCTGGGGGCGGAGGAGGTGTCGTTTTTGGTGATTATCTCATGGCCAAGCGAGTTTATCAAGTTTGGAAAGGAAGTAATGTAAGTTTCTGCTAATTtgccctattttttttttttttgtgtgttttgtgtttttttaaatttttgtttacTTGGGTTTGTTTGGATCGTGTATTGAAATGTGGGTTTTGTTTCAAGTTTTGATTTTGGGTTTTTTTAGGTTTGCCTGTCTGTGGTGGCAGTGTTGAACTAACATGTGGTGTGGTTTTCGATTTTGTTAGGTTTTTTATTTGAAAAGGGTGTGATTAGGATTGACCTGAATTCAACATTAGGACAGTGCATACTGTGTTTCACAGTGATTTGGTGTTAGGGTATTTAGGGTTGGGACACATTAGTGAATGTTTTCTCTGTTGTGGTAGGATTACCACTGATTGGGTGACACTGTATTGTCtttatctgattttgttttactGTAGCTCACTGTGTGTCAATATGTGTTTTGGTTGTGTTAATTGAACTTGTTTTTAGCAATATATATCACTATGTTGCACTGGTGTTATAAATAAGAAGCTCAATGAATTCCTGGAAATGATGTAGATGGTGGTTTTTTACCGTCCCGAAGTTTGTCTGTGATAAATTAATGGTAGGAAATTCTGTTGCTCTGCCAATGCGCATCAGACTTGTGGTGTTTATTAGCCTATTAGGTTTgtggttcctttttttttttcaggGGTACTTGTTGACACAATGGTTTAGCAGAAAAAACTCGTTTGTATTGGTGGAGATTCACACTGTGGGAGATGTGAGATTGAGTTCTGTCATAGGTTCtctttttgatttacttttatcaTTGTGGTTTGAGTACTAAGTCATGTGCACTGATGGAACTTTTATGTATTTGATATTCCTTTGTGGGATATGTTTAGGAAAAGAATCTACTTATTTTCGCTGGTGTGGGGATTTTCTTGGGATCAAGATTTATCTGTTTCGAACTAAAGCTGAGCTCCCCGAGCCGGTTTCATCAATCTATATAGTTTATCAAAATTTCATTTCAGGGAGCAGAATTCTCTCCCATCAACAGTTATTGGACTTGTACAGATTAGCATTGTGAACCCGGTTTAAGCCATTCTCGTTTAACTTGTAATGTTCCAAATATTGTGAGAAGCATTTGATCTTAGATTCTTACTGATATAAAGTAGGTATGATATTGATTATAGGCCATCAGATAGGAACAAGCTAAACCACAAAATACAAAGATAATCTGCAGAACACTTGTCACTATCCCCATACAGTGTTTTGAACTTTCCACGTTAAACATCTTCTTGGTTGGATTAGGTAGCATGGTTCGAAGCTtaccttcacgtatttagttctgGTCATTTAGCTGAGTACTAACCATTAACTACGTAAGACTTTGTTATGTAATGTTAGTCAATTGCATGATCTCTTATTAAACAATTCCATAATATTACTCAATGCTACACGTCTAAATATATATTCGTGGACTCACTCACCTGTTTACGGTtggcaaggtaaagcaaagcatcTTAATTCTGAGCGTCTAGGTAAACCAAAGTATGTGAGTTAGACTTATATTTCTTTGGGTGTCCTGAAGTATGGCATGTTTTACAATCTGTATCAATTGAAGTGCACATTGTTTCGAACTTAATAACCAAATGTAATAATTAGATGAAACCACTATGAATAATATTCAAACAGATGAAACCTGTGGTAAGCTTCTAAAGCATATAAATTAGTCTAATTGCGAATAAAGTTATGAAAAAAGAAAATCCTTATGAGGTGTTCATTTGACTGGATACTTGCCGAAATTAGTGTACAGTTATTAGTCTCTTTTTGCTTGCTTACGCGTGCGTTCAGGTTCCTTGATATCAGTTTTCATATAGTGGTTCTATAAAGGTCTGTTCGTGCTTGGGATTATTCGGCAAATATCCATGCAAAAGTCCgggttttcttttctatttttctttttgtacCAAATGTTGTGAAGTTgcacttttgtgtattttgtattATATGCTTGACCTACAATTTAACTTCAACTTTTCTCGACTTTCCCATGCAGAAATTTTTCTTTGGAGGGAGATTGGTATTTGGACCAGATGCGAAATCATTGCTTGTGACTGTACTGCTTATCCTCATTCCTTCTGTTCTCTTTTGCACACTTGTTGTCAGACATATTCGGCATGAGTTTAATAATGCGGGATATGCGATTCTGGTGGTAGCTATTCTTCTTGCTATTTATGTAAGTACCTGAACCTCTTTTATTCTTGTGCAAGATTCTTTAAATTTGGTTAGATTTTATTGTTAATAGGTCTGTAGATGTACCCATTCCGTGCCAACTTTGACACAAATACCTAAGTACAGAAGTGTTTTAGACGTAGAGTATCTCAGTCCCCGCTTATCATACTTCATTCAAGACATTTTGTTATCATTATTTTGTAGCCGCTGCAGAAGTCACATAAGTGTTTGTCATTCTCATTCTTGATTTTACTGCTCATGGTGATGGTTATCAGAATACTTACTTCCATTAAGCTTGTTTCATTTTTTTAGTAGTTTAGACATGAAGTTGTTATTCTACCACTTTTAACCTTCTGTTTTGGGATGATTTTAATAGGTATTGGGGCTTCTGCTTGTTACCTCAGCCAGAGACCCAGGTATTGTACCAAGGGCTTCACATCCACCTGAGGAAGACTTTAATTATGAGTCATCTGCGTCTGTTGATGCCAGCGGACGACATACTCCAAGCCTACAGTTTCCCAGGACAAAAGAAGTTCATGTAAACGGCATGGTTGTTAGGGTCAAGTATTGCGATACATGCATGCTGTATCGTCCTCCTCGTTGTTCTCATTGCTCCATATGCAATAATTGTGTGGAGAAATTCGATCACCATTGCCCTTGGGTAGGGCAGTGTATTGGGATGGTATGTTTTTAAACATGTACCATGCTACTCTGTCCTCTAGTTGCAATTGTTAACCTTTAAACTTATTCACTCCGATCTCCGTTTCGTGAAAGAGAGTATATTACATTAGCAGATAGTTTAAAGGTTAACAAAAGGGGTCTTTGATCATATTCTGTTTCCCCTTACATGTTCATATTATGAAGTAGTATTATTATGTGTGGATGTTTAATTACCTTTGGTTATTTGCAGCGTAATTATCGGTACTTCTTTATGTTTGTTTCGTCTGCAACTATTCTTTGCATCTACGTATTCTCGATATCTGCATTGTACATAAAGATTCTCATGAATAGAGACCAAGGAACTGTTTGGAGGGCAATGAAGGAATCTCCTGCATCAGTGGTACTGATGGCGTATTGTTTTATATCCCTCTGGTTTGTTGGTGGTCTCACCGGCTTCCATTTATACCTTATTGGCACAAACCAGGtcagttttttttcttgtttctgtTTGTTCTAAGTTGCTTTATGAATACATCACAATGTCACATTAGTTGCCAAAATTGCAGAAGAATATCTAGAATTAGGCATAACTTCTGCAACATTGAGTTGCTTTGTTAGCACGCCTCATTTGTGTTTGCTGCATAACGTCTGTGTACCTTTGCCATTTTCACCTAGTAAAAATTTTAAGCTAAATCTCAGCGGGCAATTTAGTTATTAACATGTATCAGGACTTGGCCGAGTTAAGATATTGTGCACTGTTGGCTGTTTATACTGACAAGTGTCTCAACTATTATGTTAAGAATTTGCACCCCGCTGCTGTTAAGTAATTTAGTTATTCTTCTGTTACTGCATAATTATAAAGTTCCTCCATAGACACTTATAAATGTATCCAATTTGACAGAGAACAGTTTAGGAaactgttatatatatatatatatataacagaaACCTATAGATGACATGACTAATGTATGACAGAGAACATTTTAGGAAACAATATATATATGACAGAAACCTATAGATGACATGACTAATATATGCTAATTTATAGTTGCTATGAGAACTTGAATTGAGTACATTGTAGAGTACACAGTCCATAGGGCTATACAATAAAGAAACAATCTCTGATACAGGAATGCTCTGTAAATATGATTTTGTTTCCTGGTTTTTACTCTGTGCTGTAAAATAGGGGCCATGGCTGCCAACAAACATTTCCCTTTTTCATTTCTCATTGGTTTTAGCTTTCTTAGCCGTTAGTACTTTTGTGTATTCAGACAACATACGAGAATTTCCGATACAGAGCTGACAGCAGGCTAAATGTCTACAACCGGGGTTGTGTTAATAACTTCATTGAAGTATTCTGCACGGCGATAAAGCCATCAAAGAACAAATTCCGTTCATTCGTTCAACAAGAGGTGCAAAGGCAGCCTACAACTCGTACACGCGAACCAGAAGTAGCGGATGAAGCTGGTGTTGGACCACGTTCAAAGATAGAAGACGATCTAGAACTAGGTGGAGATCTTTTGAAAATTTCTCAGAGACGAAACGTCGATGCAAACAATGATGATTTTGATATACGCAGCAGAGGGAGCAATGTAGGCCGCCGTGATTCATCAGATACTGCTGATTTGTCCTTGGATCAGCAAAATCCTAGTGTTCAGTCAGATGCACGGCATTCTAGTTGGGGAAGAAGAAGCGGAAGCTGGGAGATTGCACCAGATGTCGCCGCAATGAATGCAGCAGCTGCACAGAACAGAAGCAATAATGACCAGTAAACTTGTCCAGTATTGATTGTTTTGTGCATGTCTGCACGACTGCACTCTTTTACACCAACAAGCTCCCCCGAAGTTGTTGAAATATTCCCTTTTATGTGGGAGTTACAAAATCAATTGTTCTTGGGTGTCGGTGGTTTGTCATTCAAGTTGTTCAAGCACCCTTTTTTTGGAGTGTGTTTGATCTCTGCAACCAAAAAGGAAGATGGAGTGGTTTGTAATGTTCTTTTAGTTGTGTAAGATAGGAACGATGGTGGGTGttatcttcttccttttttctGCCTTCTCTACTGGTCACATTTATGATGTTCTTGAATGCAGTCAGTGAGGGGGTCTGTAAGAGTCGTTTTAGTAGTGGGTATAGGCTTTGATTCTTTTGTGTAAATTATCACAAACACTCATTGCTAAATTTGTGCACTTCCTCTatgttcttgttttgtttttgtttttagccATCAGAAAGCCATACGTGTACTGGAACATTCTGTCACTCTATGAACTGTTTGTTGAAACCGTCCGACTACAGAGTAGGGAAATGGGGTACTCTTGACTTTTACTCATTCTCCCTCTCTGACTGAAATGGGTTAACCAGAACAATTAGGACTTTTTCTTTGATGAGTAGATTTCTGTTTTAAATGGGTCTACAATCAGGGAGAACATTCAGGGATTAGTTAGATAACCACGTCTTAACTGAAGCTTGTATTTGTACATTTACAGTTACTCTATATAAGTAGTAGTAGACTACTAGTAGTACTAACTGAACAGAGTTTTAAGTCTTTTTCTTTCAAGTAGGATTTCttgtttctgttttctttctcacaaagaaaaagagaaagacaaAAGTTTAGGCCTACAGTTTTCTCATCTTCCATTTCAGTCCACTTCCTTGAGCAAACACAAAACAAATCTTGCCATCATTTGGTAAGTAACTCTCATTCACTCAAGGGTTTTACAGTTGTTGTTTTCTTGTCTAACTTTTTCTTGCTGTTTACAGGATTTTAAGTAATAAAGATGATGATTAATGCAATCAAGAATCCAATTGGATGTTTCAACAACTTTGAGTTACAAAGAGAAGCTGAATTACTCAAGAATCAACCCCCTTCAAATGTCTACTACCCCAacaccagaaacaacaacaacGATCCTTTCATCACTACTACTAAATTCCCATCTCCATTGACAAACACTTCCTTCATTAGCAATACTAGTAATAGAATCAATAGTACTAATGATATTTCTCACTTGTTTCAACAAGAAGATTACTCACCATATACCAATGATTATGGACCTATATTGTCTACATTCTCATCATTACCTGTTGATAACGAAGTCATGATTCCATTTAATAATGATTATGAGTTCAACACACCTGCTAGTATTTACCCAAGCCTTAAACGCCAAAGACCATGTGTGCTTCCTTGTTTTCCTCCAGATAATTTTGCATTCAATGACAATGATGGGAATCCTATGAGTAGCTGTTGCTGCCCAAATTCTCTGGTGGACCAATTTTTGCTTCCATCACCAACTAATACTACTGCTAATGAGGTTCCAGCTGCACAACCGGCTTATGCTAACTATGGAGGTGGGGATTACGTTGAGACGAGCAATGGGAAGAAATCTAACAGTGGGTACTTGTCGGCACAGAGTGTTGCGGCTAGAGAGAGGAGAAGAAAGATAAGTGAGAAAACGCAGCAACTTGGGAAATTGGTTCCCGGAGGAAGTAAACTGAACACAGCTGAAATGTTTCATGCTGCTTACAAGTATATCAAGTTTTTGCAAGCTCAAATTGGTGCTCTTGAATTCATGGGCTCAGTTCAGGTAAAGAGCTAAATCAACTTACTTCTCTCAATGAAATTAtttctaatttcatgaaattgtTTACAGGAAAAGAAGATGGATTGTTTAACTCCACATCTGGGAGTTTTATTGGCATCATTACCCATCCAAGAGAAGTTGTATGCTGATGGAAAGTGTTTGGTCTCGAGTCGCTGCGCTGAAATTATGCGCAGGAATTAGGAGATTATTTAGCTTTGTTGTCAAATGTAATAGATTAGGTCTAATGATTTTCAGTAGTTAGAATTCTATAATTTTTGTTAGTCACATTGTTAACCAtttatttattccttcttttgttgttgttgtgtccTTGCTTTTGTTGAAACAATTTTTTTCCCTCAAGTAATGAAATTGTGATTTGTTATTAAAATCCTACATCAGTCATATCATATGAATAACTCGGTGCAGGAGCCTAACAACATGTTTGTTTTTTTCCTCTATGTATATGCTAACATCTACCAACCTCTATGTAGTGGTGGACCCCACTAATTTATGTGTTTGTTTTTTCCATTAACTCTATAAAGATAGAGGTAAATCTCTATCTATCTAGAGGAAATGAGATAGCAACAATCAGGTGTTATCTTTGAGCCCCTACCTCTATTATAGTTTGATATTACTAACTTGCCCTCAAGTAAatttataattttcatttttttgttctcTTCCGCCCTACCCTAAAagatattttgttgtttcttcgtTATTCTCTCCGGTTGCCGCCGCCGTCTCCCCTCCTCTCCTCCACAGGCTCTTTCTATGATCCACCAgtcgaaaagaaaaaagaacttatAATTCTAATTGGATCATAAATGAAAACAAGTTTCAATACAGATTGCAGATCGAACCTagaaatcaatcaatttcttcttccgaTACTAATCATGATTTTTGGATTAAGTGGTCCTAATCAAGCAACAACCATAATTAACGAATGGTGGGTGTAATCCCTACCATGGATCTAGAAAAACAAGGGTACAATCGGATgagtgaaaaaaaaaaagggttactCTGCATATGTCAAAGAAAGGGATGGATTTGAAGTGGTGAAACAAAAGAATTGTTGAAGGAAAATGTGTATCGAAACAAACTTAAAAAGAATATATCGAATTTTAACGGGATAAAGtaggaaatatatatatatatatatatatatatatatatatatcagattaCAATTTGAATAAGCTTATAAAACCACTAGAAAGTGAGAAAACAAACGGCATACTTACATACACTATATAGAAGCACTTCAAATAAAATAGAGATAGAGCTCTACTTAACAACCTCTATTAGATAGTTTCATAAAACAAACATGTTGTAAGTGGTATTCACCTTGTGGGAAAGAGGAAGATTCATTTAGGTCTTGTTGTGGTGCATCTAGGTTTTGTGAAGCAACCATTCCCACCGTTAGCCTACTATCTTCACAGGTTACAATAATCTCAATCTATGCAATCACACGAACTGTGTTTGGCATGTAACTTTCAAGTATGTGTAGGTTTCAACTGAAGAAAGCTAGCTTTTCGTGCTAAAGGTATTCTCCGAGTTTACTACATGCATATTCGTATTTATAAATCTCACTAAGGAAGAAAAGGTTTTTGAAGTAAACCTTAGAGAGAAATGAGCAAAATAAGTATGAATTTAAGTTAAATACCATTGAGAGACTGGAGAAAATTATAACACAAGAGATTTGTGCTTCTATTAACTAAAATTAGGCAACTTTGTCCGGCAGAGCCACGTGTAGACAAGTGGATGCACTTAATCCCActtgtttttcatttttcctAAATGTACCTAGGTTAAATTATGGTTAGATCAAATCAGTTAAACTTGTtatagttttattattatttgcatATTTGTATTTGAACCAATATAGTGAATCTCAGATCTCGATCTCGGTCGAAACTCAGGACTGAGAAACCGGAACAATATTACCTCAGTGAGGTTGTCGTTGATGTCTCAGAGTGAATCCCAAACTatgtttttcttcaaattttataCCTTTGAGCTGTAACGATATGTATAATCGGACATAGACATGTCGAGATTCCCATCAAAATCTTGGGAAGGATCCTCAAATGCTGAGACTGGAAACACTGGCGAAACATCAACAACActgatttaaactttttttcttttgataccttagagcaactgcaatggtgcgatcaaaaccatagaccaaagaccaaaaagaacgaccaaatttgagtttagtccgtgTATCAAGACTACCGTATGGACTAAATAAGTCGAGCGGAAATATAACCCACCTTTTGATGACAGGTGTGTGTATAATGGCCACTTGGAAATATAACCCACGCCAAATGGGGCGTGCATTATAACCATGCCTAATCCAAGCGGACATTTTAAAAACGCCTCACAACTCCGACGAGTAATATACCTCTGCTTCATTCCAAAAGTGACTTAAATGTTCGCCCGTTAATAAATAGACATTTAACCtacgctcgaccaaatttggttttggtcccgGATTAAGACCAAATATGGTATGATTTTTAGTTTTAGTCTGGTATTTGATCTTTAGTACGTTGGATTGCGTCTCATCAATGGacgaaaaatttggttttgatcatCCATTGTGGATTCTCTTAGATTAGTGACCCTAGACTACTTTCGAACTTATTAAATTGATGTGGGTTCTGCAATTATGGGGCTCTCGCTGCTTTGAACTTGAAAAAGTGAAAACTACCTTCAAACCCATTTTTGAGATCCTTCCCACCCTGAAACCCACGGGCACAAAAGTTCATGCGCGCACCCATTCTATAGAAGAAAATTTCTCCTAAGCccataattataaaataatgttttcgtatttttttttctctatttttccttggattttttcttcttcctccccgATGATAAAAACTTTTCTTCTCTGGCTGTAGTGAAGAGAGAAATTCCTGATTACACTCTTGTTCCATTAGGTTTTGGTTTAATGGTTTCCCTTGTATCTACAGATTTTGAGAACCACCGTAGATCTAGCTGGAGAGTGCTCATCTGCAGAAAATTTAACGTAATCATTGAATTAGAGCGTGAATTAGAGATGTTCGAAGTTGTTTGTTTCTCCAAGTATAAATTAGATCTGATATATTGGCAATCGTTGATTCAAGCTTactacctcaaaaaaaaaaatccatgataTTTGTTGTCAGGTTTGGCAGTGACTGGTAGAGAGAATCAAGATGGACTGAAGAGTAGGTGGTCGAGGCTGATAATGGAGATGATGGCTTTGATGGTAGTTGTTGTTGGTCGAataaaagaaattgaaaaactcaaaTGATTCTTGTTTTGGCAGAAACGAGTGTTGCCCGTAATCATTGAATTGGAGATGTTCTAAGTTGTTAACCTATTAACCTATCCATATCTTCTCTCCGATAGGTGAAAACTTGAAGCTTCTATTGGTATCGATGGACGTGTCTCCAGACTAGAATTCTTACTAACTGAACATCTGAATTCAGAAATAATGTGAaatatcttatatatatatatatatgaaggtTAGAAAAATGGTCGGCTCTAATGATAGAGTGCAAAGTGTTGGTGTCTAAACCAATACTGACTTGTTCTATCCGGCATCTTTACTGAAAAAAATTCATATCACACATTTAATTGTACTGAAAACGATTAAGAAAATGACAAGAGTATTTCATTCTTGttgttgaaatttttttgaacATGCATTACAGACAAACGTATAATGAGGCAAAATATAAAGATTTTGATCTCGATCAATTATCTTAGAGACAGCTGAAAGGAGTTTACTAATTCCGTTGTTTGAATTTGTGTATGTGACgtttttgtttcatttgtgttgTCTTTTATAACCATTAAGCCGATTGGTTCATCATATAGTATAAGCGAATATCTTTGTTTTTCCTCCCAGCTGGATGTTATTGGATGGCAATGCAATTAGTCATGAATAATatgttatgcagctatgaaaatggatgcataacccgttatgcatctacaaaatttgttacataacctgttatgcagtccagaaaatggttacataacatgttatgcagtaacTTTTTTTTCACTATCAAAACCAACAAAAATAAAGACTACATaatttgtcat includes the following:
- the LOC113287110 gene encoding protein S-acyltransferase 8-like: MAKRVYQVWKGSNKFFFGGRLVFGPDAKSLLVTVLLILIPSVLFCTLVVRHIRHEFNNAGYAILVVAILLAIYVLGLLLVTSARDPGIVPRASHPPEEDFNYESSASVDASGRHTPSLQFPRTKEVHVNGMVVRVKYCDTCMLYRPPRCSHCSICNNCVEKFDHHCPWVGQCIGMRNYRYFFMFVSSATILCIYVFSISALYIKILMNRDQGTVWRAMKESPASVVLMAYCFISLWFVGGLTGFHLYLIGTNQTTYENFRYRADSRLNVYNRGCVNNFIEVFCTAIKPSKNKFRSFVQQEVQRQPTTRTREPEVADEAGVGPRSKIEDDLELGGDLLKISQRRNVDANNDDFDIRSRGSNVGRRDSSDTADLSLDQQNPSVQSDARHSSWGRRSGSWEIAPDVAAMNAAAAQNRSNNDQ
- the LOC113290584 gene encoding transcription factor bHLH52-like yields the protein MMINAIKNPIGCFNNFELQREAELLKNQPPSNVYYPNTRNNNNDPFITTTKFPSPLTNTSFISNTSNRINSTNDISHLFQQEDYSPYTNDYGPILSTFSSLPVDNEVMIPFNNDYEFNTPASIYPSLKRQRPCVLPCFPPDNFAFNDNDGNPMSSCCCPNSLVDQFLLPSPTNTTANEVPAAQPAYANYGGGDYVETSNGKKSNSGYLSAQSVAARERRRKISEKTQQLGKLVPGGSKLNTAEMFHAAYKYIKFLQAQIGALEFMGSVQEKKMDCLTPHLGVLLASLPIQEKLYADGKCLVSSRCAEIMRRN